A single genomic interval of Agelaius phoeniceus isolate bAgePho1 chromosome 31, bAgePho1.hap1, whole genome shotgun sequence harbors:
- the SETDB1 gene encoding histone-lysine N-methyltransferase SETDB1 isoform X3: MDCQDIKELQQEVMEELGISMEELREIIDKEVENSEWVRQRKQQLEELEQCMRHKEEEVAHVDQLIDDAVRAMDKCEVLAKELYSMMGLQYRDSSSEDEAPAATEVIEIPDEEDDDDVMSVDPSWKRSSCPRISRDQSLLREAMAAMRKSARDVAKFMDAVNKKTNLQEAQKDAQPPQEPPGTAQPVPVPAAPSNDLNTDGDLKVGMRILGKKRTKTWHKGTLIAIQTVGAGKKYKVKFDNKGKSLLSGNHIAYDYHPSAERHHVGRRVVARYKDGNQMWLYAGIVAETPNVKNKDRFLIFFDDGYASYVKEWELYPVCRPLKKAWEDIEDVSCRDFIEEYITAYPNRPMVLLKNGQLIKTEWEGTWWKSRVEEVDGSLVKILFLEALPMGTSSVSFSFPQEDRRCEWIYRGSTRLEPMFSMKTSTASTQEKKQSGQTRTRPNVGAVRSKGPVVQYTQDLAGAGPQYKTPEPAARPTSPQPAEMECSDTQLAQGRKQVAKKSTSFRPGSVGSGHSSPSSPVLGDTAAAGRALPAPQHRVPSSAVPSSAPSQPFHGMLDRVPTEPSYRAPLEKLFYLPHVCSYACLARVRPVRGDQYRSRNPLLIPLLYDFRRMTARRRVNRKMGFHVLYKTPCGLCLRSMHEIERYLFETDCDFLFLEMFCLDPYVLVDRKFQPYKPYYYIADITKGKEDVPLSCVNEIDNTPPPQVAYSKERIPGKGVYINTSWEFLVGCDCKDGCRDKSRCACHQLTIQASGCTPGGQINPNSGYQHKRLEECLPTGVYECNKRCKCNVNMCTNRLVQHGLQVRLQLFKTQNKGWGIRCLDDIAKGSFVCIYAGKILTDDFADKEGLEMGDEYFANLDHIESVENFKDGYESDAKCSSDNSGVDLKDDDDDEENTGTEELEESNEDSSDDNFCKDESFSTSSVLRSYATRRQTRGQRDHGASETASKDSGLTRALSHEETSTAPLCKLPVSEEMSQSKVASWLSSNSAAESLQDSDGASSFRGGEGGEAKAVKMEMPAEREKGCASTLPGDLNGEAKAPKKEEPEESTKIPGLSSLGRRYGYNPCPPRLEGIRRPLSGTVLLQSRRRSLPPPPPSENVLMVSSSTDSDEEHRAGQAPGAANDSDDIQTISSGSEEEEGEDKKNPSSGSAGPVKRQVAVKSTRGFALKSTHGIAIKSTPLAAADKGESAGPVRRSTRQFYDGEENCYIIDAKLEGNLGRYLNHSCTPNLFVQNVFVDTHDLRFPWVAFFASKRIRAGTELTWDYNYEVGSVEGKELLCCCGAIDCRGRLL; this comes from the exons ATGGATTGCCAGGACAtcaaggagctgcagcaggaggtgaTGGAGGAGCTGGGAATCTCCATGGAGGAGCTGCGGGAAATCATCGACAAAGAAGTGGAGAATTCCGAGTGGGTGAGgcagaggaagcagcagctggaggagctggagcagtgcatgaggcacaaggaggaggaggtggcacacGTTGACCAGCTCATTGATGATGCTGTGAG GGCCATGGACAAGTGCGAGGTGCTGGCCAAGGAGCTGTACTCCATGATGGGCCTGCAGTACCGGGACAGCAGCTCGGAGGACGAGGCTCCGGCGGCCACCGAAGTGATCGAGATCCCCGAcgaggaggatgatgatgatgtcaTGAGCGTGGACCCGAGCTGGAAAC gcagcagctgtcCCAGAATCTCCAGGGATCAGAGCCTG cTGAGGGAAGCAATGGCTGCCATGAGGAAATCTGCCCGGGATGTTGCAAAATTCATGGATGctgtaaacaagaaaaccaaCTTGCAGGAAGCACAGAAAG ATGCACAACCCCCTCAGGAacctcctggcactgcccagcccgtccctgtccctgcagcccctagCAATGATCTCAACACTGATGGGGACCTCAAAGTGGGcatgaggattttggggaaaaaaagaaccaaGACGTGGCACAAGGGGACGTTGATTGCCATCCAGACGGTTG GTGCTGGCAAGAAATACAAAGTGAAATTTGATAACAAAGGAAAGAGTTTGCTCTCGGGCAACCACATTGCCTACGATTACCACCCCTCTGCTGAGAGGCACCACGTGGGCAGGAGGGTGGTGGCCAGGTACAAGGATGGCAATCAGATGTGGCTCTATGCTGGGATCGTGGCTGAAACCCCCAATGTCAAGAATAAAGACAG GTTCCTGATTTTCTTCGACGATGGTTACGCGTCCTACGTGAAGGAGTGGGAGCTGTACCCGGTGTGCCGGCCCC TGAAAAAAGCCTGGGAAGACATTGAGGATGTTTCCTGTCGGGATTTCATTGAGGAATACATCACAGCCTACCCCAACCGACCCATGGTGCTGCTGAAGAATGGGCAGCTGATCAAAACCGAGTGGGAAGGCACCTGGTGGAAATCCAGAGTGGAAGAAGTGGATGGAAGTCTGgtgaaaatccttttcctg GAAGCTCTTCCCATGGGAACTTCAAgtgtttccttctctttcccacAAGAGGACAGACGCTGTGAGTGGATTTACCGAGGTTCCACACGCCTCGAGCCCATGTTCAGCATGAAAACTTCCACAGCTTCCACCCAGGAAAAGAAGCAGAGTGGGCAAACCAGGACTCGTCCCAACGTTG gtgctgtgaggagcaagGGCCCTGTGGTCCAGTACACCCAGGATTTAGCAGGAGCTGGTCCCCAGTACAAGACTCCAGAGCCAGCTGCACGTCCCACTTCTCCTCAGCCTGCAGAGATGGA gtgctCCGACACCCAGCTGGCGCAGGGCAGGAAGCAGGTGGCCAAGAAAAGCACCTCCTTCCGCCCTGGCTCCGTGGGCTCCGGCCACTCGTCCCCATCCTCGCCTGTCCTCGGGGACACCGCGGCAGCCGGGAGggccctcccggccccgcagcaCCG CGTCCCCAGCAGCGCTGTCCCCAGCAGCGCCCCGTCCCAGCCCTTCCACGGCATGCTGGACCGCGTTCCCACCGAGCCGTCCTACCGAGCCCCTCTGGAGAAGCTCTTCTACCTCCCCCACGTGTGCAGCTACGCCTGCCTGGCGCGGGTGCGGCCGGTGCGCGGCGATCAGTACCGCAGCCGCAACCCGCTGCTCATCCCGCTGCTCTACGACTTCCGCCGCATGACGGCGCGGCGCCGCGTCAACCGCAAGATGGGCTTCCACGTGCTCTACAAGACGCCCTGCGGGCTCTGCCTGCGCTCCATGCACGAGATCGAGCGCTACCTCTTCGAGACGGACTGCGACTTCTTGTTCCTGGAGATGTTCTGCCTGGATCCCTACGTGCTGGTGGATCGCAAGTTCCAGCCCTACAAGCCGTACTACTACATCGCCGATATCACCAAGGGCAAGGAGGACGTGCCCCTGTCGTGCGTCAACGAGATCGACAACACGCCGCCGCCGCAGGTGGCTTACAGCAAGGAGAGGATCCCTGGGAAAGGGGTGTACATCAACACCAGCTGGGAGTTCCTCGTGGGCTGTGACTGCAAGGATGGCTGCAGGGACAA ATCCAGGTGTGCCTGTCACCAGCTGACCATCCAGGCCAGTGGCTGCACCCCCGGAGGGCAAATCAACCCCAACTCAGGCTACCAGCACAAGCGGCTGGAGGAATGTCTTCCAACAGG TGTTTATGAGTGCAACAAGAGGTGCAAGTGCAACGTGAACATGTGCACCAACCGCCTGGTCCAGCACGGCCTCCAGGTGCGGCTGCAGCTCTTCAAGACCCAGAACAAAGGTTGGGGCATTCGCTGCCTCGACGACATCGCCAAGGGCTCCTTTGTCTGCATCTACGCAG GGAAAATCCTGACAGATGACTTTGCTGACAAAGAGGGGCTGGAGATGGGTGACGAGTACTTTGCCAACCTGGACCACATTGAGAGCGTGGAGAACTTCAAGGACGGCTACGAGAGCGACGCCAAGTGCTCCTCGGACAACAGCGGCGTGGACCTCAaggacgacgacgacgacgaggAGAACACGGGCacggaggagctggaggagtcCAACGAGGACAGCTCCGATGACAATTTCTGCAAGGACGAGAGCTTCAGCACCAGCTCGGTGCTGCGCAGCTACGCCACGCGCCGGCAGACGCGCGGCCAGCGCGACCACGGCGCCTCGGAGACGGCCTCCAAGGACTCGGGGCTCACCCGGGCCCTCAGCCATGAGGAAACCTCCACAGCCCCCCTGTGCAAGCTGCCCGTGTCTGAGGAGATGTCCCAGAGCAAAGTGGCCTCGTGGTTGAGCTCCAACAGCGCGGCTGAGAGCCTGCAGGACAGCGATGGCGCCTCGTCCTTCAGGGGGGGTGAAGGGGGAGAAGCCAAGGCTGTGAAGATGGAGATGCctgcagagagggagaagggcTGTGCTTCCACGCTTCCAGGAGATCTGAATGGAGAGGCAAAGGCACCCAAGAAGGAG GAACCTGAAGAATCAACCAAAATTCCTGG gctgagcagcctgggcaggaggtACGGCTACaacccctgtccccccaggctgGAGGGGATCCGCAGGCCCCTCAGTGGCAcggtgctgctgcagagccgcCGGCGATCgctgcccccgccgcccccctcCGAG aACGTGCTGATGGTGTCGAGCAGCACCGACAGCGACgaggagcacagggcagggcaggcccCGGGCGCAGCCAACGACAGCGACGACATCCAGACCATTTCCTCGGGatctgaggaggaggaaggggaggacaAGAAAAATCCATCATCTGGGTCAG CAGGTCCTGTCAAGAGACAGGTGGCCGTGAAATCCACGCGAGGCTTCGCCCTGAAATCCACGCACGGCATCGCCATCAAATCCACGCCGCTGGCGGCGGCCGACAAGGGCGAGAGCGCGGGGCCGGTGCGGCGCAGCACGCGGCAGTTCTACGATGGGGAGGAGAACTGCTACATCATCGACGCCAAGCTGGAGGGCAACCTGGGCCGCTACCTCAAC CACAGCTGCACCCCAAACCTCTTTGTGCAGAATGTCTTCGTGGACACCCACGACCTTCGCTTCCCCTGGGTCGCCTTCTTTGCCAGCAA gaGGATCCGAGCTGGCACGGAGCTGACCTGGGATTACAACTACGAGGTCGGCAGCGTGGAGggcaaggagctgctgtgctgctgcggGGCCATCGACTGCCGGGGCCGCCTGCTCTGA
- the SETDB1 gene encoding histone-lysine N-methyltransferase SETDB1 isoform X4, with product MDCQDIKELQQEVMEELGISMEELREIIDKEVENSEWVRQRKQQLEELEQCMRHKEEEVAHVDQLIDDAVRAMDKCEVLAKELYSMMGLQYRDSSSEDEAPAATEVIEIPDEEDDDDVMSVDPSWKRSSSCPRISRDQSLLREAMAAMRKSARDVAKFMDAVNKKTNLQEAQKDAQPPQEPPGTAQPVPVPAAPSNDLNTDGDLKVGMRILGKKRTKTWHKGTLIAIQTVGAGKKYKVKFDNKGKSLLSGNHIAYDYHPSAERHHVGRRVVARYKDGNQMWLYAGIVAETPNVKNKDRFLIFFDDGYASYVKEWELYPVCRPLKKAWEDIEDVSCRDFIEEYITAYPNRPMVLLKNGQLIKTEWEGTWWKSRVEEVDGSLVKILFLEALPMGTSSVSFSFPQEDRRCEWIYRGSTRLEPMFSMKTSTASTQEKKQSGQTRTRPNVGAVRSKGPVVQYTQDLAGAGPQYKTPEPAARPTSPQPAEMERWPPAALCPCTWTDLLADLAGDSGSAVGPGGHRAIHGQAAARGPRGTIPELQAEGGLEEGGTRLGDEGSVLEDTREPGNVLGDFLGEGEALPVHFCQHCGFPIRVCQHGVCSACALLVGHQGGRTCPSCQQPVQEVNLYSPQAFQV from the exons ATGGATTGCCAGGACAtcaaggagctgcagcaggaggtgaTGGAGGAGCTGGGAATCTCCATGGAGGAGCTGCGGGAAATCATCGACAAAGAAGTGGAGAATTCCGAGTGGGTGAGgcagaggaagcagcagctggaggagctggagcagtgcatgaggcacaaggaggaggaggtggcacacGTTGACCAGCTCATTGATGATGCTGTGAG GGCCATGGACAAGTGCGAGGTGCTGGCCAAGGAGCTGTACTCCATGATGGGCCTGCAGTACCGGGACAGCAGCTCGGAGGACGAGGCTCCGGCGGCCACCGAAGTGATCGAGATCCCCGAcgaggaggatgatgatgatgtcaTGAGCGTGGACCCGAGCTGGAAACGCA gcagcagctgtcCCAGAATCTCCAGGGATCAGAGCCTG cTGAGGGAAGCAATGGCTGCCATGAGGAAATCTGCCCGGGATGTTGCAAAATTCATGGATGctgtaaacaagaaaaccaaCTTGCAGGAAGCACAGAAAG ATGCACAACCCCCTCAGGAacctcctggcactgcccagcccgtccctgtccctgcagcccctagCAATGATCTCAACACTGATGGGGACCTCAAAGTGGGcatgaggattttggggaaaaaaagaaccaaGACGTGGCACAAGGGGACGTTGATTGCCATCCAGACGGTTG GTGCTGGCAAGAAATACAAAGTGAAATTTGATAACAAAGGAAAGAGTTTGCTCTCGGGCAACCACATTGCCTACGATTACCACCCCTCTGCTGAGAGGCACCACGTGGGCAGGAGGGTGGTGGCCAGGTACAAGGATGGCAATCAGATGTGGCTCTATGCTGGGATCGTGGCTGAAACCCCCAATGTCAAGAATAAAGACAG GTTCCTGATTTTCTTCGACGATGGTTACGCGTCCTACGTGAAGGAGTGGGAGCTGTACCCGGTGTGCCGGCCCC TGAAAAAAGCCTGGGAAGACATTGAGGATGTTTCCTGTCGGGATTTCATTGAGGAATACATCACAGCCTACCCCAACCGACCCATGGTGCTGCTGAAGAATGGGCAGCTGATCAAAACCGAGTGGGAAGGCACCTGGTGGAAATCCAGAGTGGAAGAAGTGGATGGAAGTCTGgtgaaaatccttttcctg GAAGCTCTTCCCATGGGAACTTCAAgtgtttccttctctttcccacAAGAGGACAGACGCTGTGAGTGGATTTACCGAGGTTCCACACGCCTCGAGCCCATGTTCAGCATGAAAACTTCCACAGCTTCCACCCAGGAAAAGAAGCAGAGTGGGCAAACCAGGACTCGTCCCAACGTTG gtgctgtgaggagcaagGGCCCTGTGGTCCAGTACACCCAGGATTTAGCAGGAGCTGGTCCCCAGTACAAGACTCCAGAGCCAGCTGCACGTCCCACTTCTCCTCAGCCTGCAGAGATGGA GCGCTGGCCCCCGGCTGCCTTGTGTCCCTGCACTTGGACTGACCTGCTCGCTGACCTCGCTGGGGATTCGGGATCAGCGGTCGGTCCCGGTGGGCACCGAGCAATCCACGGCCAGGCCGCTGCCAGGGGCCCAAGGGGGACAATCCCGGAGCTGCAGGCTGAAGGAGGCCTGGAGGAAGGAGGAACTCGGCTTGGTGATGAAGGGAGTGTGTTGGAGGACACCAGGGAACCTGGGAATGTGCTCGGGGACTTTTTAGGGGAGGGAGAGGCTCTCCCAGTTCATTTTTGCCAGCACTGTGGATTCCCCATCCGGGTTTGCCAGCACGGTgtctgctctgcctgtgccctgctggtgggGCACCAGGGAGGCAGGACATGTCCCAGCTGTCAGCAGCCTGTGCAGGAGGTCAATCTTTACTCCCCACAGGCTTTCCAGGTGTAG